Within the Pseudomonas mendocina genome, the region TCTGCGGGTGTTCGAGGCCTACCAGGCCATCGCCAGCGCCCGAGGCCTGCTGCGCGATGCGGCGCGCAAGTTCGACGCCGGTGTGGCCAATGCCGTCGAGGTCAACGTGGCCAAGGTCGCCGCCTCCCAGGCGCTCAGCCTGGCGGTGGACTCGGCGATCCAGGTATACGGCGCCGAGGGCCTGAGCAGCCTGACGCCGCTCTCCGGCATCTACCGCGCGGCACGCGCCACGCACATTCTCGATGGCACCGACGATGCCCTGGTCAGCGCGGTTGGCCGCCGCCTGCTGGACGCTTATCAGGACGTCGACAGCCTGGATTTCGACTGGCCGTCGCTGCCTGGAAACCCGGCAGAGCGATAACGAGGTGAACCGCATGACCCCCAACATTTCCCCACCGGCCGCCGACAGCGCGCTGGATGCCTTCCTGCTGCGTACCGTACTGACTGGCGCGATGGCAATGCCGATGCTGATTTTCTACGCCATCGGCACCCTCGGCCCCTTCCTGGTCGCGGATCTGGGCGTTGCGCCTGGCTGGCTTGGCTACCTGACCATGAGCGCGTTCGGTTTCGCCGCGCTGCTGTCGCTATGGGCCGGGCCGCTGGTTGGCCGTCTCGGCGCCCGGCGCGCTCTGCTGTTGCTGTTTCTGGTCGCGACCCTGGCCTATGCCCTGATCGGCGTGGCGCCCGGTTTCGCCGGGGTGGTGCTGGCGGTGGCGATGTGCGGCATCGCCCAGGCGCTGGCCAACCCGGCCACCAACCTGTTGATCGCCGAACGGGTGCCGCCGCAGAGCAAGGCTGCCGTGGTGGGCCTGAAGCAGGCCGGGGTGCAGGTCGCGGCGTTGTTCGCCGGGTTGCTGCTGCCTGGTATCGCCCAGCAGTTCGGCTGGCGCGCGGCCTTGTTGCTGCTGGTGCCGGTGGGCCTGCTGTTGGCGCTGCTGGCGCCACGAATCGCACCGAAGACGACGGGCAAGGCGGCCAGCTTCGGCTTGACCCGGCCGAGCCGCGCGTTGGCGTTGCTGATGGCGATTCAGTTGTGTGCTGGCGTCGCACTGTCGGCCTACATCACCTTTCTCGGCGTATTCGCCACTGGCCAGGGCATGTCCTCGCTGGTGGCCGGCAGTCTGGTGGCGGCGTTCGGCGTGGTGGGCATTCTCGCCCGCGTGGTGCTCACCCCCGTTGCCGGCCGCATGCGCGATGAATCCTGGCTGCTGCTGATCCTCCTGGCCCTGGCTGCCTGCGCCGTCGGCGTGACCGCCCAGGCGACGCCTGAACGGCACTGGATGATCTGGGTCGGCACGATCGGCATCGGCCTGACGGCGGTGGCCACCAACGCCATCGCCATGAGCATGTTGCTGCGCGACCGCGTCTTCGGTGCCCCGGCGACCTCGGCCGGCATGCTCTCGGTGGGATTCTTCGCCGGTTTCGCCGTCGGGCCGCCGGCGTTCGGCGCGCTGTCCGCCAGCATCTGGGGCTTCGGCGGTGGCTGGGTCGCGTTGATCGGCGTGCTGGCACTGGGGTGCCTGTTGACGCTGTGGCTGGCGTGGTCGCGGCGTTCTGCCGGCCCTGTTGCCGAGGTGCTGTCCCATTCTGCCGGGGCGAAATGAAGGCCATGCCCAATCAACTCACGGCGAACGCATTGAGCCAGGCCCAGCGCAGTCGAGCCATCGAGGCGCTGCTGCTGCGCCTGGAGGCGATCGAGCAGGCTTGTGGCGAAGCGTTCCCGCTGTACTCGCCGGCCCTGGAGGATCGCTGGACGCTGTCATCCGGCGGCTCCTGGCTGGGTGGTTTCTGGGCCGGGCTCTGGTGGTTGCGGGCGCGGGTCAGCGGCGCCGCCGCCGATCGCGACAAGGCGATACGGATCGGCCAGCGGCTGGCGGACAAGCTGCAGGCGCCGACGCTCAATCGCAGCATGATCTTCTGGTACGGCCTGGCGCCGGGGGCGCTCTGGTTCGAGCATGCCGCATCCCGGCAACTGCTGGAGCAGGCCGGCGCAGCGTTGGCACCGGCCTTCAGTCAGACCCTGGGCTGCATTCCCCTGGGCTGTGACATGGGGGGCGGGCCGGACGGCGACCGGCGCATCGCCATCGACACCCTGGCTCCGACCCTGCGTCTGCTGGCGTACCACCCACAGGGCAGTGTTAGCGAGCTGGCTGGCCAGCATGTGCAGGGCTCCCTGGCTGCATGTGGCAGTGGCGACGGCGCCTACTGTGGCGGCGCGCATTACGCAGAGGGCCGGTTGCTGGCGGAAGGGCAGGCAGGGCTCTGGTCGCGTGGCCAGGCCTGGGCGATGCTCGGCCTGGTGCAGGCGGCCGGCGTTTATGGCGAGCCATTCCTCAGCGAGGCACGACGGGCCTGTGAATACTGGCTGCAAACGCGCCCGGAAGCCCTGCCGACGAACCGCCTGGATCAGCCCGAGGCGGGCGTCGATCCTTCTGCCGTGGTGATCGCCGCCCTGGCCATGCTCGGCCTCGACGGCCTGGCGGAGCAATCCCAGCCCTGGCGTGCACAGGCCGAACGTCTGCTGGCAGCGGTGCTGGATAGCCGCTACGTCGTGCTCGATGGTGCGTCGCCGGGGCTGTTCGGCGGCATGCATTACCGCACCCGCGAAGGCGAAGGGTTGGTGGAGTCGAGTTGCTCCAGCTTCTTCCTGCTGCTTGCATTGCTGGTGCTGGACGGGCAGGCCGGCGCGCTCGACTGCTGAGCGGGGTGGCAGTCGCTAACGGCGGCTCGCTTAACGGTCCATCCGGGGGTATCCAGGTGCCATCCGAGCTAGGCGACCCCGCCCTGCTGCGCCGGGGTTCGTTACTCGCTTCGCTCGTCCTTCGGGCCAGCCTTCGGCTGCTACTCCGCTTCGCTCCATCGCTGCTCCGAGGATCGGCTTACAAGGTACGCCCGGAGTGTTGGTAACGGCGAGTCCAGGATATGGCCATCGGGTTAAACCAAGACTTTCATTCGCGTAGAGCGTACTCGCGGAGCAGTACACCGTTGGGGTTGCTGGGTGTTTTGGGCGTGAGCCGTGGTGCCGAACTCGGCATGGCCCGGCGGACTGTTCGCTGGCGCTCCTGAGTTCGCCCTACGCTGCCCCCCTGTTCGCGCGTGCGGACGTAGGGCGTACCGGGACGCCGGCCGCTCGGAAGCAGTACGCCG harbors:
- a CDS encoding MFS transporter, whose translation is MTPNISPPAADSALDAFLLRTVLTGAMAMPMLIFYAIGTLGPFLVADLGVAPGWLGYLTMSAFGFAALLSLWAGPLVGRLGARRALLLLFLVATLAYALIGVAPGFAGVVLAVAMCGIAQALANPATNLLIAERVPPQSKAAVVGLKQAGVQVAALFAGLLLPGIAQQFGWRAALLLLVPVGLLLALLAPRIAPKTTGKAASFGLTRPSRALALLMAIQLCAGVALSAYITFLGVFATGQGMSSLVAGSLVAAFGVVGILARVVLTPVAGRMRDESWLLLILLALAACAVGVTAQATPERHWMIWVGTIGIGLTAVATNAIAMSMLLRDRVFGAPATSAGMLSVGFFAGFAVGPPAFGALSASIWGFGGGWVALIGVLALGCLLTLWLAWSRRSAGPVAEVLSHSAGAK